From a single Acidobacteriota bacterium genomic region:
- a CDS encoding MFS transporter, whose translation MTKPQLHPLRGLIVAQFFGAFNDNAFKLFVALLSMRAVRAAGLTAAAIEGASQTRTTIAFVVFTLPLVLVSLPAGLLADRAGKRSILIAMKGVELCLMVAGTMALAVDPAGTTLPLVILGLMGAQSALFSPAKYGILPEILPHARLSWGNGLLEMWTFVAIIAGTAAGGPLLDATGERAWIAGAMLTALAIAGLFAARTIQRVPPARSEGDLAGSLRAAFRAMRADRALGLAVLGSTFFWGIASLLGQDVLVYIKTTLGIADALSGAPLALFGVGVGAGTLLAGKLSAEKVEYGLLPMGAVGLALLTSALGLLAPGFAGTMLLMALLGIASGLLVVPLNAILQWRAPADRRGAVIALANVFIFTGILGGSLMAEGLSRFGVSPRGILVGAALVTLALTLWAVALMPVALLRLALVLLTHTFYRVRVVGSENVPRKGGALLVPNHVSFVDGLLVMASLDRNVHFVVDADYFHHPLVKPFAAALGAIPISASGGPRMVLRALRDAGKRLDEGKLVCIFAEGEITRTGMMLPFKRGMERIAKGRTSPVIPVNLDRVWGSVFSRAHGRFVTKLPESIPYPVTMSFGAPLPAATPLHEVRRAVHELGESAARLRETGASPLHHTFVRGARRHPLAFCFAEAERPWVSRFAALTGAVALARGLREAWRGQSFVGILLPPSVAAAEVNIAVALAGRTSVNLNYTSGRAAMSSAVAQAGVRSVVTSRTFLERAKLRIPEGVTPIWIEEIASGVGPVARAAATVAALALPLRLLERACGAAGRTSAGDIATVIFSSGSTGEPKGVLLTHFNVDSNASAVSQVFRVTPSDRILGILPLFHSFGFLALWVAASSRVGIVFHPSPLDAGMVGELVQRHRVTMLLATPTFLKLYMRRCTPAQFGSLRLVLAGAEKLGERLASSFEETFGIRPLEGYGATECSPAIAVSSLDFRGPGFYQPGSRRGFVGQPLPGVAVRIVDPDTFAPLPPGSPGMLIVRGPNVMKGYLGRDDLTAQVMRDGWYVTGDIALMDEDGFVKITDRLSRFSKIGGEMVPHGRVEEALHEAASRDDQVFAVTAVPDERKGERLAVLHTLDPAALPAVLEKLSALGLPNLFIPQLAAFVKVERLPLLGSGKLDLREIRRVATEALAHPRTSS comes from the coding sequence ATGACGAAGCCGCAACTCCACCCGCTTCGCGGTCTGATCGTGGCGCAGTTCTTCGGCGCCTTCAACGACAACGCCTTCAAGCTCTTCGTCGCGCTCCTCTCGATGCGGGCCGTGCGCGCCGCAGGCCTGACGGCCGCGGCCATCGAGGGCGCCTCGCAGACGCGCACGACGATCGCCTTCGTCGTCTTCACGCTTCCCCTGGTCCTCGTCTCGCTCCCGGCGGGGCTCCTCGCGGATCGCGCGGGCAAGAGGTCGATCCTGATCGCGATGAAGGGGGTCGAGCTCTGTTTGATGGTTGCGGGGACGATGGCCCTCGCCGTCGACCCGGCGGGGACGACCCTCCCCCTCGTCATCCTGGGCCTCATGGGGGCGCAGAGCGCCCTCTTCAGCCCCGCGAAGTACGGCATCCTCCCCGAGATCCTCCCGCACGCGCGCCTCTCGTGGGGGAACGGCCTCCTCGAGATGTGGACCTTCGTGGCGATCATCGCGGGGACGGCGGCCGGAGGCCCTCTCCTCGACGCCACCGGGGAGCGCGCGTGGATCGCGGGGGCGATGCTCACGGCGCTCGCGATCGCGGGGCTGTTCGCGGCGCGCACGATCCAGCGCGTGCCGCCCGCACGGTCCGAAGGGGATCTCGCGGGAAGCCTGAGGGCGGCCTTCAGGGCGATGCGCGCCGATCGCGCCCTGGGCCTCGCCGTCCTCGGGTCGACCTTCTTCTGGGGGATCGCGAGCCTCCTCGGGCAGGACGTCCTCGTCTACATCAAGACGACCCTGGGGATCGCGGACGCGCTGTCGGGGGCCCCCCTCGCCCTCTTCGGAGTCGGCGTCGGGGCGGGGACGCTCCTCGCCGGGAAGCTCTCCGCCGAGAAGGTCGAGTACGGCCTCCTCCCGATGGGAGCGGTCGGCCTCGCCCTCCTGACGAGCGCCCTGGGCCTCCTCGCTCCCGGCTTCGCCGGGACGATGCTCCTGATGGCGCTCCTCGGAATCGCGAGCGGCCTCCTCGTGGTGCCGCTGAACGCGATCCTCCAGTGGCGCGCCCCCGCCGACCGGCGCGGCGCCGTCATCGCCCTCGCCAACGTCTTCATCTTCACGGGCATCCTCGGCGGGTCGCTCATGGCGGAGGGGCTCTCGCGGTTCGGCGTCTCGCCGCGCGGGATCCTGGTCGGCGCGGCCCTCGTCACGCTCGCCCTCACGCTCTGGGCGGTGGCGCTCATGCCGGTCGCGCTCCTCCGTCTCGCGCTCGTGCTCCTGACGCACACGTTTTACAGGGTGCGCGTCGTCGGATCGGAGAACGTGCCTCGGAAGGGAGGGGCGCTCCTCGTCCCGAACCACGTCTCGTTCGTGGACGGGCTGCTGGTGATGGCGAGCCTCGACCGGAACGTCCACTTCGTCGTGGACGCCGACTACTTCCACCACCCGCTGGTGAAGCCCTTCGCCGCCGCGCTCGGGGCGATCCCGATCTCGGCCTCGGGGGGGCCCCGCATGGTCCTCCGGGCGCTCCGCGACGCGGGGAAGCGCCTCGACGAGGGGAAGCTGGTCTGCATCTTCGCCGAGGGGGAGATCACCCGGACGGGGATGATGCTCCCGTTCAAGCGGGGGATGGAGAGGATCGCGAAGGGTCGGACGTCCCCCGTCATCCCGGTCAACCTCGATCGCGTCTGGGGGAGCGTCTTCAGCCGGGCTCACGGCCGGTTCGTGACGAAGCTCCCCGAGAGCATCCCCTACCCGGTGACGATGTCGTTCGGAGCGCCCCTCCCCGCCGCGACGCCGCTGCACGAAGTCCGGCGGGCCGTCCACGAGCTGGGGGAATCCGCCGCGCGCCTTCGCGAGACGGGCGCCTCTCCGCTCCACCACACCTTCGTCCGCGGGGCGCGCCGCCATCCGCTCGCGTTCTGCTTCGCCGAGGCCGAGCGGCCATGGGTCAGCCGCTTCGCGGCGCTCACGGGAGCGGTCGCCCTCGCGCGGGGTCTCCGCGAGGCGTGGCGCGGCCAGAGCTTCGTGGGGATCCTCCTCCCCCCCTCGGTCGCCGCGGCCGAGGTCAACATCGCCGTCGCCCTCGCGGGGCGGACGAGCGTCAATTTGAACTACACCTCGGGGCGCGCGGCGATGTCGTCGGCGGTGGCGCAGGCCGGCGTGAGGTCGGTCGTGACGAGCAGGACATTCCTCGAGAGGGCGAAGCTCCGGATTCCGGAGGGGGTGACGCCGATCTGGATCGAGGAGATCGCCTCCGGCGTCGGCCCCGTGGCGCGCGCGGCGGCGACCGTCGCGGCGCTCGCGCTCCCCCTGAGGCTCCTCGAGAGGGCATGCGGCGCCGCGGGGCGCACCTCCGCGGGGGACATCGCGACGGTCATCTTCAGCAGCGGGAGCACGGGAGAGCCGAAGGGGGTTCTCCTCACGCACTTCAACGTCGATTCGAACGCCTCGGCCGTCTCGCAGGTCTTCCGCGTCACGCCATCCGACAGGATTCTCGGGATCCTCCCCCTCTTCCACTCGTTCGGCTTCCTCGCGCTCTGGGTCGCCGCGTCGAGCCGCGTGGGCATCGTCTTCCACCCGAGCCCCCTCGACGCCGGGATGGTGGGAGAGCTGGTCCAGCGCCACCGCGTGACGATGCTCCTCGCGACGCCGACCTTCCTGAAGCTCTACATGCGGCGCTGCACGCCGGCGCAGTTCGGATCGCTGCGCCTCGTCCTCGCCGGCGCGGAGAAGCTCGGCGAGCGGCTCGCGTCGAGCTTCGAGGAGACCTTCGGCATCCGCCCCCTCGAAGGGTACGGCGCCACGGAGTGCTCGCCGGCGATTGCCGTCAGCAGCCTCGACTTCCGCGGCCCGGGTTTCTACCAGCCGGGCTCCCGGAGAGGTTTCGTCGGCCAGCCCCTCCCCGGCGTCGCCGTGCGGATCGTCGATCCCGACACCTTCGCGCCCCTCCCCCCCGGATCGCCCGGGATGCTGATCGTGCGGGGGCCGAACGTGATGAAGGGGTATCTCGGCCGCGACGACCTGACGGCGCAGGTGATGCGGGACGGCTGGTACGTGACCGGCGACATCGCGCTCATGGACGAGGACGGCTTTGTCAAGATCACCGACCGCCTCTCGCGCTTCTCGAAGATCGGCGGCGAGATGGTCCCCCACGGGCGCGTGGAGGAAGCCCTGCACGAGGCGGCCTCTCGCGACGACCAGGTCTTCGCCGTCACGGCCGTCCCCGACGAGAGGAAGGGGGAGCGCCTCGCGGTCCTCCACACCCTCGACCCGGCGGCCCTTCCCGCCGTCCTCGAGAAGCTCTCAGCCCTCGGGCTTCCGAACCTCTTCATCCCGCAGCTTGCGGCCTTCGTGAAGGTCGAGCGCCTCCCGCTCCTCGGCAGCGGGAAGCTCGATCTCCGCGAGATTCGCCGCGTCGCGACCGAGGCGCTGGCCCATCCGCGAACGTCGTCGTGA